From Penicillium psychrofluorescens genome assembly, chromosome: 1, one genomic window encodes:
- a CDS encoding uncharacterized protein (ID:PFLUO_000663-T1.cds;~source:funannotate): MQSIDPNEESDFEPPPKWESVIQQRNSPSEMAVAPRSDYLSIFTSIAEIPRFFVSYRWWEDEATTVLWAFNIQEISHVIRYGLFRDETLPRSSLLSRNADTIDNFLIALSQPREHQLLANLSHLQRVEEILRRSSITPIKLAPWSWSPLPPGHSLDSRAVAAAIEAESHLHFTQIAFEEIVRASLGYEAVSIEWFLLQHTALHIHLLDHLRVYPEDIPLYLEVEKQLRTRSPFAHRAVVQSIITVQPRRDREVFRSINPGFEFISGPIQTLFKDQPPSLTAILKVFTVLAVRFRRQYIHTTGMNWKLPFDTSIAFLEYCLTSTTPGDLAHTLKHTDEVDFAALSRTNLVAEDAEVKHLLANWRTLSTSVWECCSAMPDLIPHLQDCAQILSPHVRKWQLLKLSVRPRLLRQNLYTMRNYHSLTALLDGLHKYSISTARARNTGSMVALDSTLPPTLLFLFNPSQNYSAYRQHYSEYPGIPFLLPHIRDYKQNGESVLQPLLHYLQRSLSFKR, from the exons ATGCAATCGATCGATCCCAACGAGGAATCGGACTTCGAACCACCTCCCAAGTGGGAATCCGTGATACAGCAGCGAAATTCACCCTCTGAAATGGCCGTCGCACCCCGTTCCGACTACCTGTCCATCTTCACGTCCATCGCGGAGATTCCTCGCTTCTTCGTCTCATACCGCTGGTGGGAAGACGAGGCAACCACCGTGCTTTGGGCATTCAATATCCAAGAGATCAGCCATGTGATTCGTTACGGCCTTTTCCGTGATGAGACCCTTCCGCGAAGCTCGTTGTTAAGTCGCAACGCAGACACAATCGACAACTTTCTCATCGCACTATCGCAGCCGCGAGAGCACCAGCTTCTCGCCAATCTCTCGCACTTACAGCGTGTCGAGGAAATTCTGCGCCGCTCGAGTATTACGCCTATCAAGTTAGCCCCTTGGTCCTGGTCGCCGCTGCCTCCAGGCCATTCGCTCGACTCTCGCGCAGTCGCCGCGGCAATTGAAGCCGAGAGTCATCTTCACTTTACTCAGATTGCCTtcgaggagattgtgcgAGCCTCTCTTGGGTACGAAGCAGTTTCCATCGAATGGTTCTTGTTACAGCATACGGCTCTTCATATTCACCTTTTGGATCATCTGCGCGTCTACCCGGAAGACATTCCTCTTTATCTAGAGGTAGAAAAG CAACTGCGCACCCGAAGTCCGTTTGCTCATCGGGCTGTGGTTCAAAGTATAATAACGGTCCAACCAAGGAGAGACCGCGAGGTGTTTCGCTCGATTAACCCTGGATTCGAATTCATCTCAGGGCCTATTCAGACTCTGTTCAAAGATCAGCCTCCTAGCTTAACGGCCATTCTCAAGGTATTTACTGTTCTAGCGGTCCGTTTCCGGCGGCAATACATCCATACTACGGGCATGAACTGGAAGCTCCCATTCGATACCTCGATTGCCTTTTTGGAATACTGTCTTACCTCCACGACGCCAGGCGACCTAGCTCACACTCTAAAGCATACGGACGAGGTCGACTTTGCGGCTCTATCGCGAACAAATCTAGTTGCAGAGGATGCAGAGGTCAAGCACCTCCTAGCCAATTGGCGTACTCTGAGCACCTCGGTCTGGGAATGCTGTTCCGCGATGCCCGATTTGATTCCACATTTGCAAGATTGTGCACAG ATCCTCAGCCCCCATGTTCGAAAATGGCAATTGCTCAAACTTAGCGTGCGTCCGCGCCTTCTCCGACAGAATCTCTATACTATGCGCAACTATCACTCCCTGACGGCCCTCCTCGATGGACTCCACAAATATAGCATCTCTACTGCACGAGCCCGGAACACCGGTTCGATGGTCGCCCTGGACTCTACTCTTCCGCCCACCTTACTTTTTCTCTTCAATCCGTCCCAAAACTATTCGGCGTACCGACAGCATTACAGCGAATACCCTGGCATTCCATTCCTCCTCCCGCATATTCGTGACTACAAGCAGAATGGCGAGTCTGTGCTACAGCCACTTCTCCATTATCTGCAACGCTCTCTTTCTTTCAAACGGTGA